Proteins from one Cryptomeria japonica chromosome 4, Sugi_1.0, whole genome shotgun sequence genomic window:
- the LOC131050150 gene encoding uncharacterized protein LOC131050150 — translation MPKKDEAWKYTEDFIGRQKNQTKCFFCKEINFGGINRFKYHIAGIPGHDIEVCKLQTPEAKRFCYVQLETHEQEKLTKKRQLEELSAIGSHAPTSASASASASASTSVGCVGEGSSMPPFHPSAFASASASASASVSTSTPPGGTITFGPRVRKSRLDSYFVPRSTPGAQPSLEGMGWNKEVHDAARKQICKFWYFCNIPFIAARSPYWQGMVDSITICGAGFKAPTDAELSGPLLLQMVEDMKVELEDHRQSWREKGCTIMTDGWTDRRNRTLLNFLVSCGGSTMFLKSIDASSHVKNATYLCEAIEEVIQEAGEENVVQVVTDNAASYVAAGKLLMERHPKIFWSPCAAHCLDLMLEDIGKLEWVKSIVERAKYISKFIYNHALVLSIMRQYTGQKELARPGITRFASNFLTLKSLIKSKAALRRMFVGEEWTSSSYATTTAGIDVVNCIFDESGFWTPCGETVQVTEPLVVLLRVVDGEKPSMGYIYEGMDRAKEAIRSIYAGDEDKYGPIWEIIDRRWQNQLHRPIHAAAYYLNPAFRFRDDFKADEEVLSGLYTVVQKLCTDGTASRTTLQLDKYNNREGAIFSSSMCIEARTQLQPDRWWQMFGPSTPNLQKIAIRILSQPCSASGCERNWLMFEHIHSKRRNRLSVERLNDLVFVHYNLRLRTRQILDTDSSPITLAEIDPESEWITESTDPVFTEEDHEWVDQADREAEAVAMAEEEDRARSGIGTSQAETMASQSSRTYLRRICRRQTDYSEAQD, via the exons atgcCTAAAAAGGATGAGGCTTGGAAATATACTGAAGACTTTATTGgcagacaaaaaaatcaaacaaaatgttttttttgtaaagaaattaattttggtggCATCAATAGATTTAAATACCATATTGCCGGCATACCTGGCCATGATATTGAGGTATGCAAATTACAAACTCCTGAGGCAAAACGTTTCTGTTATGTCCAATTAGAaacacatgaacaagaaaagttaACCAAGAAGAGGCAATTGGAAGAGTTAAGTGCTATTGGCTCCCATGCACCCACATCCGCATCTGCATCCGCATCCGCATCCGCATCCACATCCGTAGGctgtgttggagagggttcttccaTGCCTCCCTTTCACCCTAGTGCTTTTGCTAGTGCTAGTGCTTCTGCTAGTGCTAGTGTTTCTACTTCTACTCCTCCTGGTGGCACTATTACCTTTGGCCCTAGAGTTCGGAAATCCAGGTTGGATAGTTATTTTGTGCCGCGTAGTACTCCTGGGGCACAACCCTCGCTTGAGGgtatgggttggaacaaggaggttcatgatgctgcaagaaaacaaatttgcaagttttggtacttttgcaacattccatttattgcagccag gtctccttattggcaaggcatggTAGATTCCATAACCATTTGTGGTGCGGGGTTTAAAGCCCCTACCGATGCTGAGTTAAGTGGCCCCCTCTTGTTACAAATGGTTGAGGATATGAAAGTTGAGCTAGAGGACCACCGACAGTCTTGGAGAgaaaagggttgcaccatcatgacagatggttggacggataggaggaatagaacactcctaaattttcttgtttcctgcGGAG GATCTACCATGTTCTTGAAATCTATTGATGCTTCCTCACATGTGAAAAATGCCacatacttatgtgaggctattgaggaagtcatacaagaggcgggggaagaaaatgtggtgcaggtggtgacagataatgcagcaagttatgttgctgcag gtaaacttttgatggagaggcacccgaaAATTTTTTGGTCTCCTTGtgcggcccattgccttgacctcatgttggaggatattggtaagcttgaatgggtgaaatcaatagttgaaagggccaaatatatcagcaagtttatctacaatcatgcattggtccttagcattatgaggcaatacacggggcAAAAGGAGTTGGCTCGTCCAGGCATCACGAGGTTTGCCTCAAACTTCCTCACACTGAAATCCTTGATAAAATCAAAGGCGGCTTTGAGgcgtatgtttgttggtgaggagtggacttcctcatcctatgctacaacCACTGCagggatagatgtggtaaattgcatttttgatgagtCAGGTTTTTGGACCCCCTGTGGAGAAACCGTGCAg gtcactgagcccctcgtagttctcctacgagttgttgatggggagaagccctctatgggctatatatatgagggtatggatagggccaaggaggccattaggtccatatatgcaggagatgaggataagtatggccccatttgggagattattgataggagatggcagaaccagcttcacaggcccatccatgcagcagcctattacCTCAATCCGGCATTTCGATTCCGTGATGACTTCAAGgcagatgaggaggttcttagtggccTGTATACAGTGGTTCAAAAGTTGTGTACTGATGGCACAGCCTCAAGAACAACGCTCCAGCTGGATAAATATAATAATCGAGAAGGGGCAATCTTCTCAAGCAGCATGTGCATAGAGGCTCGAACACAATTGCAGCCAG atagatggtggcaaatgtttgggccctcaaccccaaaccttcaaaaaattgccatccgtattttgagccagccatgcagtgcttctggatgtgagcgcaattggttaatgttcgagcacatccattcgaagaggcgtaatagattgtctgtggagaggttgaatgatcttgtttttgttcattacaacctccgtcttaggaccagacagattttggacactgactcctctccgatcacttTAGCGGAGATCGATCCAGAGTCTGAGTGGATCACTGAGTCTACCGATCCCGTCTTCACTGAGGAGGAccatgagtgggttgaccaggcagacagagaggctgaggctgtggctatggcagaggaggaggatagagcacgatccggCATAGGCACCTCACAGGCGGAGACTATGGcttctcagtcatccaggacctaccttagacgcattTGTAGGAGGCAGACAGACTACTCTGAGGCTCAGGATTAg
- the LOC131037789 gene encoding probable disease resistance protein At4g33300 isoform X1 has product MAPFHLIHSTELEEGSTYIVQGKFQFYGALNKCIGDPKRLLIKSKMSVVGLPGMGGAGKTVVPLDLCSDNHIKGSFSNSLIFITVSQVPNLKRISETTWEKIAGKKRQEFQNLEDGHMQLQQPILMLPKATLAILDDVWSRVNLENLLFEGLGYKSVVKTIDTSTIPTTQTTRLYQLPLLCRKDALSLSCFWAFRRTSIPCTVDTNLVKEVHIECDGLPLVLKVIGSSLNEEPYAVWERAKDKISKEEYISDFQKKGLVRYMEINIDSLDHIAKECFLDLGLLVEDRVISVNALLDIWVYAWKLQWHNSFVILSEPASTDQLNLTGTTGTRATISHGNVSELYFSQHNVMGELPLYLRYHDTVVQGKRFLMPRKEHTLLGNCKLYNDRAFDAQHLSIHRGLMEEGHLLR; this is encoded by the exons ATGGCCCCTTTTCATTTAATTCACAGTACTGAATTGGAGGAGGGTTCCACATATATTGTTCAAGGGAAATTTCAATTTTATGGAGCGTTGAATAAATGTATTGGTGATCCGAAACGGCTTTTAATAAAGAGCAAGATGTCAGTTGTTGGGCTGCCAGGGATGGGGGGTGCAGGTAAAACTGTTGTGCCACTGGATCTCTGCAGTGATAATCACATTAAAG GATCCTTCAGCAACAGTTTGATCTTCATTACCGTCTCACAGGTCCCAAACCTAAAGAGAATTTCAGAGACTACGTGGGAGAAGATTGCTGGAAAGAAGAGGCAAGAATTTCAGAATTTGGAAGATGGGCACATGCAGCTGCAGCAGCCGATTTTGATGCTACCTAAGGCAACTCTTGCCATTTTGGACGATGTTTGGTCTAGAGTAAATCTGGAAAATCTGCTATTTGAAGGGCTAGGATACAAATCAGTTGTGAAAACCATAGACACTTCTACCATCCCCACAACCCAGACTACCAGACTGTATCAGTTGCCATTGTTGTGCCGAAAGGATGCACTGTCACTTTCCTGCTTCTGGGCCTTTCGACGGACATCAATTCCATGCACTGTAGATACAAATCTTGTAAAAGAG GTGCACATAGAATGTGATGGCTTGCCACTAGTTCTAAAGGTGATTGGAAGCTCCTTAAACGAGGAACCTTATGCAGTATGGGAGAGGGCAAAAGACAAGATTTCCAAGGAAGAATACATATCAGATTTTCAGAAAAAGGGGCTAGTTAGATATATGGAGATCAACATTGATTCCTTAGACCACATTGCCAAAGAATGCTTCCTAGACTTAGGCTTACTAGTAGAGGACAGGGTAATCTCTGTCAATGCACTATTGGATATTTGGGTTTATGCTTGGAAGCTACAGTGGCACAATTCATTTGTCATCTTATCAGAACCTGCAAGCACAGATCAGTTGAATTTGACTGGCACTACAGG GACCAGAGCAACAATCTCACATGGAAATGTCTCGGAGCTATACTTTTCTCAGCACAATGTAATGGGAGAATTGCCCTTGTATCTGAGATACCATGATACTGTAGTACAAGGAAAGAGGTTTTTGATGCCTAGGAAAGAGCATACTTTGCTAGGAAATTGCAAGTTGTATAATGATAGAGCATTTGATGCTCAACATCTCTCCATTCACAGAG GCCTAATGGAGGAAGGGCACTTGCTGAGATGA
- the LOC131037789 gene encoding probable disease resistance protein At4g33300 isoform X2, whose product MAPFHLIHSTELEEGSTYIVQGKFQFYGALNKCIGDPKRLLIKSKMSVVGLPGMGGAGKTVVPLDLCSDNHIKGSFSNSLIFITVSQVPNLKRISETTWEKIAGKKRQEFQNLEDGHMQLQQPILMLPKATLAILDDVWSRVNLENLLFEGLGYKSVVKTIDTSTIPTTQTTRLYQLPLLCRKDALSLSCFWAFRRTSIPCTVDTNLVKEVHIECDGLPLVLKVIGSSLNEEPYAVWERAKDKISKEEYISDFQKKGLVRYMEINIDSLDHIAKECFLDLGLLVEDRVISVNALLDIWVYAWKLQWHNSFVILSEPASTDQLNLTGTTGATISHGNVSELYFSQHNVMGELPLYLRYHDTVVQGKRFLMPRKEHTLLGNCKLYNDRAFDAQHLSIHRGLMEEGHLLR is encoded by the exons ATGGCCCCTTTTCATTTAATTCACAGTACTGAATTGGAGGAGGGTTCCACATATATTGTTCAAGGGAAATTTCAATTTTATGGAGCGTTGAATAAATGTATTGGTGATCCGAAACGGCTTTTAATAAAGAGCAAGATGTCAGTTGTTGGGCTGCCAGGGATGGGGGGTGCAGGTAAAACTGTTGTGCCACTGGATCTCTGCAGTGATAATCACATTAAAG GATCCTTCAGCAACAGTTTGATCTTCATTACCGTCTCACAGGTCCCAAACCTAAAGAGAATTTCAGAGACTACGTGGGAGAAGATTGCTGGAAAGAAGAGGCAAGAATTTCAGAATTTGGAAGATGGGCACATGCAGCTGCAGCAGCCGATTTTGATGCTACCTAAGGCAACTCTTGCCATTTTGGACGATGTTTGGTCTAGAGTAAATCTGGAAAATCTGCTATTTGAAGGGCTAGGATACAAATCAGTTGTGAAAACCATAGACACTTCTACCATCCCCACAACCCAGACTACCAGACTGTATCAGTTGCCATTGTTGTGCCGAAAGGATGCACTGTCACTTTCCTGCTTCTGGGCCTTTCGACGGACATCAATTCCATGCACTGTAGATACAAATCTTGTAAAAGAG GTGCACATAGAATGTGATGGCTTGCCACTAGTTCTAAAGGTGATTGGAAGCTCCTTAAACGAGGAACCTTATGCAGTATGGGAGAGGGCAAAAGACAAGATTTCCAAGGAAGAATACATATCAGATTTTCAGAAAAAGGGGCTAGTTAGATATATGGAGATCAACATTGATTCCTTAGACCACATTGCCAAAGAATGCTTCCTAGACTTAGGCTTACTAGTAGAGGACAGGGTAATCTCTGTCAATGCACTATTGGATATTTGGGTTTATGCTTGGAAGCTACAGTGGCACAATTCATTTGTCATCTTATCAGAACCTGCAAGCACAGATCAGTTGAATTTGACTGGCACTACAGG AGCAACAATCTCACATGGAAATGTCTCGGAGCTATACTTTTCTCAGCACAATGTAATGGGAGAATTGCCCTTGTATCTGAGATACCATGATACTGTAGTACAAGGAAAGAGGTTTTTGATGCCTAGGAAAGAGCATACTTTGCTAGGAAATTGCAAGTTGTATAATGATAGAGCATTTGATGCTCAACATCTCTCCATTCACAGAG GCCTAATGGAGGAAGGGCACTTGCTGAGATGA